The following proteins are co-located in the Macrobrachium rosenbergii isolate ZJJX-2024 chromosome 26, ASM4041242v1, whole genome shotgun sequence genome:
- the LOC136852980 gene encoding gastrula zinc finger protein XlCGF57.1-like, whose translation MEAEKSLSIPLIKQEKENLEDDLTEITVDGSVFVDPSQEVKTEPEYIDHSESDVNWSSQSIKSEEDSLCCDGEKGKKITAEETKQLPGAEDSLIPFISCGKLSEELSHETYTNTFEYLEVFSKKSNTPGKPITCAECQGTFSQMSHLRMHMRIHTGERPYTCTECQSTFIHSSHLKTHMRTHTGEKPFTCSVCQRSFSLSSHLKRHMRTHTGEKPFMCTECPSTFSRSSHLKTHLRTHTGEKPFTCSVCQKSFTLSRHLRVHMRTHTGEKPYTCSFCPSSFSNNESLKIHIRNHTGERPFSCSECPKSYTSSNSLRLHMKIHTGVRPFTCNECQKTFYQSSALKVHMRTHTGEKPFTCTECLRNFFDSSCLKRHMKTHTR comes from the coding sequence ATGGAAGCAGAGAAATCATTATCAATACCATTAatcaaacaagaaaaggaaaacttgGAGGACGATCTTACCGAAATCACGGTTGATGGCTCAGTATTTGTAGATCCTTCCCAAGAAGTCAAGACAGAACCAGAATATATTGATCATAGTGAATCTGACGTAAACTGGTCATCCCAATCTATAAAGAGTGAGGAAGACTCTCTGTGCTGTGatggagaaaaaggaaagaagattaCTGCTGAAGAAACTAAGCAGTTGCCTGGAGCAGAAGATTCTCTCATACCATTCATATCTTGTGGAAAATTGAGTGAGGAATTGTCTCATGAGACTTACACAAATACTTTTGAATATTTGGAAGTATTTTCAAAGAAAAGCAACACGCCAGGGAAGCCAATAACTTGTGCGGAATGTCAAGGTACCTTTTCTCAAATGAGTCATCTCAGAATGCACATGAGAATTCACACTGGAGAGAGACCATATACTTGCACTGAATGCCAGAGTACTTTTATTCACTCGAGTCATCTCAAAAcccacatgagaactcatacaggagagaaaccattcacttgctctgtatgtcaaagaagtttttctctctcaagtcatctcaaaagacacatgagaactcatacgggagagaaaccattcatgtGCACAGAGTGTCCAAGTACATTTTCACGTTCAAGTCATCTCAAAACTCAcctgagaactcatacaggagagaagccattcacttGCTCAGTGTGCCAAAAAAGCTTTACCCTCTCAAGACATCTGAGAGtccacatgagaactcatacaggggagaaaccatatacttgttCTTTTTGTCCAAGTAGTTTCTCGAATAATGAAAGTCTCAAAATACACATCAGAAATCATACCGGAGAGAGGCCATTCTCTTGTTCTGAATGTCCAAAAAGTTATACAAGTTCAAATAGTTTGAGGTTACACATGAAAATTCATACTGGAGTGAGACCGTTCACTTGCAATGAATGCCAAAAAACGTTTTATCAATCCTCAGCTCTCAAAGTACACATGAGAAcccatactggagagaaaccGTTCACTTGTACTGAATGTCTAAGGAATTTTTTTGACTCAAGTTGTCTCAAAAGACACATGAAAACTCATACTAGATAG